A segment of the Leptospira barantonii genome:
CGTCAACCGTCCGGACGTTCATCTATACGACAACAACAACTACTTCGACGGCGCTACACGTTTGGTTCACGACGGTCACGTTCAAGATCCTTCCAAGTTATACGGTTATGAGAACACGGCCGTTTACGATCAGATCAATGCGAACTTTTCCGATCCGAATCAGAGACAATACGTAAAGGAACGATACAATCAGCAAAGAATCGTGACGAACTTCGTCTACTTTAGTTTGGGATATTCCGCAAAATTTTAACAGAATCAATATAGAATATTCTAAAATTCTGTTTTACTGTGCCAATAAAATGAGATTGCCGTCCCCGTCTTGAATCGTCGCGGAACGGTTTTCGACTTCGCTTAACAAAATTCCGCCGTCCCGAACGAGAGTCTCGATCGCTTTTTTCAGATTGAGAACTCGAAAGCCGGTCGCGATTCTTCCCTGATCGGAAAGCCCCGATGTATTTTCGGAGGAGAATCGATTGTATGTGAAAACCTCGAAAGTAGGGCCGCCCTCGCTATAACCCGGAAGTTCGAGGTGACGTCCCTTCACTTCGGCGCCCATAACGCCCGTTAGTCGCTCTATGAATTCTCCCTTGTAATCCCTTTCAAATCCGGTCGTGGCCGTTCCGAATGCGTTCTTGTAATACGATACGGTCTTCGACCAATCCTTCGAGTTGATGTTTACGTGCAGAAAACGAATCCGATCCGTTGCCGGAGGTGATAACTTAAAGTTGGTTCGTATGAGAGAGTTTAACGTGCGATAAATCGTACGTGGTGTGATCGGAGACGGAAAGGGAAGATGAACCTCGAATACGTTTCCGTCGGGGTCCGTCGCGTAAACCGCGGGAACTTTTTTAAGATCTTCGAAGTTGCTTACGATCTTACCGCCGTGTTCCGTGATTTTTTGTATGAGACCGGGAACGTCGTCCGTTTCAAAACAAATATGCGCGTAACCTAGATCGTTCGCAACGTGTATTTTTTGGTTCGGTTTCAGGTTCTTGAGAATGGTCAACAAAGGGCCTTGATCCCGGTAATCGGGCGTTCTCAACGTAATTGTGGAATCGTTCGAACCTTGTGGATTCCACACGGGATCCGAATTCGTTTTCTTCGCATTAAAAACATTTTGATAAAAACCGGAAAGACGTTCGGGGTTGGGGCTGTTGAAGATCACCGTTTCAAAGAAAAAATCAGAATTCTTCAGAGTCCGATAGTCGCTCTTTGAAGCGCTGAAAAACCACCACATAAAAAGTGAAACGAATAAAACCCCGATGATGCTGAACGTCTTTTTCATTTTGCTCCCGATCCGCGCCGAAATCCGTGGAATGTTTCGAATATTCGCCACTATAACACGTACAATCGGCGGAACGCTTGAACGAATCCGGTGGGGCCTGCGTTTTTTTCTTGCTAACGTTTCTTTTTTAAAAAGAATCCATTTCGAAACGAACCGGGTCTTTTCAGTTCGGAGAATACGAAAACAGAATGGATATCGCTTACAAAGGAATTCTTTACTTATGGAAAAGCAGGGTGATGTTCGCGACGAACTCGATGCAAACCGAATTCCATTCTCACTATGCAGCGACACTCGCAGTTTCTTTAGAGAAAAATATCCGAATCGAAACCGAAAAAGGAATGGAAGAGTATAGGATCGCGTTAGTCGGTCCGAACACGTATCATAGAACCGTTTCTCCCGGTGTGGAAATGATCGCGCTTATGATCGATCCGGAAACCTACGAATACGGGGCGATCTCCGATTTAGTCCGATCGGGCGAAGTAAAACGTTTGGATCCGAAGAACTTTCTTCCTTTGATGGGACAGTTACGGGAATTATATTATGGAAATTTAATGGACTCGGACGCCTGGGATCTACAACAGGAAATGCTTCGTTCCGTCTATCCGTTTCAAAAACCCGAAAAGATCGTGGATGAAAGAATCAAAAAGATCGCACAAAAAATCCGAACCGAACTTCCGGACAGCATTCGTATGAAGGAGATCGGTAAGGATTTTTCCATTTCGGAAGACAGATTGATTCGTCTTTTTAAGGAGAATCTCGGAATTCCTTTGCGAAGATATTTGTTATGGGTTCGGATCATAGAAGCGGTGAAACGTTTGATGGAAGGTAATAATCTTACGGAAGCGGCTCACGCGGCGGGTTTTTCGGATTCCGCACATTTTACGAGGACCTTTAAGGAGAATTTCGGATTCGTTCCTTCGGTTTTTTTCGGTCATCTCAGATCCATTGAAATTCGATTCTGCGATACCGAAGATCGTATCTTTTAAAAAAATCTTTCTCATACCGGATTCATTCAAGCGATTCTTCGTTTCGTTTGTTAGTCTTTACTCATTCGAGTTGAGAGAAGAATCCATGCCAATAGAAACGCAAAGAGGAATCTTATCCAGATTCTCTTCAAAAATATCCAAGTATAGTTCACGATCGGTTCACTTGCCTACCGAAGAAGAAAAAGCGGGTTTTTTAAAAGCGCAAAGACTCGCGTATCAATGTGTGACGGAAGTTGAAAAGGAAATGCGCGAAGGATGGACGGAACTCCAGACCGCAAAACGTATGGAAACTTTTTTACGCGATCACGGTGTGAAAGCTTTTTTACATAGGCCCTTTGCTTGGTTCGGCGAACACGCGCGTTTCGACGGTTACAAACGTTATACACAATTTCATCCGGGTAAAAAGAAGTTAACCGCACACGAACCTTTTATTCTCGACGTGTCTCCGGTTGTGGACGGGTATATCGGCGACATCGGTTATTCTTCCTGTTTAACCCGCAGTGAGGAATTGGATTTCGGTATGAAGTATCTTCTCGAATTGAGAAAAGAAATTCCGAAATACTTTTCGTCTTCCATGAGCGCACGTGAGATCTGGTGGAAGATCGACTGGGACGCAAAAGAACGCGGTTTCGACAACGTGCATTCTTTGTATCCGTTCGCCGTTTTGGGGCATCGAGTTTATAAGGTTCATCTTCCTCAATTCTCCTTTCCTTTGTTGCCGATCAGCTTTGCGAGTTGGTTCAGCCTGCAAGGTTCTTATGAATTTTTAACGCATAAGGTTCTTCCGGAACTTTTAACCCCGGATCACGAAGGGGATAAGACCGGTCTTTGGGCGATCGAACCCCATTTGGGTCGAGGAAAGGCGGGATTTAAGTTTGAAGAAATTCTCGTGGTGGAAAAAGACAAAGCGTATTGGTTGGACGAAGAGGTTCCTCACGTACAAAAAGCGTTGCAACTTGCAGGACAAAAATGAAAGAAAAACTATATATTCTAATATTCTTATGTGTATTTTTCGGAATCGGATGTAATTCCGAAAAGATCAAGATCGGAGATTCGTATCGTCTTGGAGAAATTCCTCCCGAGATTCTCAAAGTGGAAGCGGCCGTAGATCCGTTTCTAAACGGAATGAAAACCGAGATGACCGATCTGCCTGGTCACGACGATTTGATTTTCGATTCGGATCGAAAAGTCGCATACGCTTCCGGAATGGACGGATGGATTTGGAAACTGGATTTTCAAATCGGAAAGGCGGAAGTTTGGTTGAAACCTCCGGTGAATCCGGCGGGAATGCAGTTTGCAAACTCGAACAAGGATAAAATTGTAGTTTGCGCTTCTCGATTGGGAGGAGAACAGTACGAAGACACTCAAAAAGTCGGTCTTTACGAATTGGATATTCGGAGTAAAAGCATAACACCTCTGGTATTGGATCTTCCGAAAACGGAAATTGGAATATTCGAAAAAGTGTATGTTTCTTCCGAAAGACCGGTAGTGTCTATAAAGGATTTAAACGCATCCAACTCCAGACCGTTCTCCCTTTGCAACGATCTTGCGATTTCAAAAGACGGCAACCGGATTTATATCAGCGAACCGTTCGAAAGAGAAGGCGCGGCGATGGGAAGCGGGGCAGTGCCGGAAGCGATCGGTCTTTATCCTCACGGAAAACTTTGGATGTATGATAGAAAATCGAATTCCATTTCTCTAATATTGAACGGATTCACCTTTGTGGACGGAATTCTGATCGAAGAGAATTCTTCCGGCGGAGAAGAATCGGTCGTATTCACGGAAACATCCAAGTTTAGAATCGTTCGCGCGTTTTTATCCGGCGACAAAGCGGGAACCTCGGAAATTCTTTTTGAAAATTTACCGGGTCTTGCGGACGGTTTGGAACGGGACGATCTGGGAAGAATCTGGGTCGGGATCATCAAACGAAGATCGTCTCTGATCAATGTGGTTCACGCTAACGTTTGGTTGAAACCGTTTCTTCTTTCTCTTCCACAATGGATTTTACCCATTTCCAAAAAAACCGGGATTCTAGTTTTGGATTCGAAAGCGAAGAAACCGCTTTATTATTCTTTGCACGACGGTTCCAAGATCGTGGATATTTCGGTTTCGGTTCCTTTCGAAGGCCGGGTTTATTTTCCGTCGTTTCATAAAACTTCGAGAGGTTTGTTTTCACTTTCGATCGCCGATCTAAAACTGGACGAGTGACACGCACGAATTTATCCGATAAAGAATGGACATGAGGAACGTTTTGTTATAACGTAAATCTCCCGTAAAAATTTACGTCGAATCCGTTTATACAAACGTTCGTTCAGACTCTTTCGGAAATACGATGCATCTTCGAGATTCAAAACAAAAAATACGAAGAACCTTAAAGGAATTCAAAACCAAAACTTCCTCCGAATTTCCGGCCTGGAAAAACGCGGAGGAAGAGGAATTTGTTCGAAGCAGATTGAAAATCCATTCTTGGAATTCGAATCTTCAGAACGATTCGCAGATTCCGATCGGCTCCCTTTGCCTCGTGATTTCCGGAAAACTGGAAGAAACCCTTCTGAACACGGAGGAGAAAAATCTTATCCTTCGGGATTTGTTGCCCGGGGATTACTACGTATATCGCCCCGATAAGATCACTCAATCGGGAATATCAGAAATTCTTTATATAGATCCGAAAGACTTAAGCAGAATCACGAACAAACTTTCCACTTGGAAAAAATGGATCGACGATCTGAATCGGGAGAATCATCTTTTTCACGTATCCAAGCTCAGGCCTTCTAAAAAGGAACTCATGTCCTTTTTGTCCTCCGTGGAACTTCTCTTTCATCTGGACAAGGCCACGTTATCCAATCTTGAATCGAGAATGGAATGGCTCGTAATTCCCGGAGGAGAAATTCTACTCAGACAAGGAGACGCCGGCGATTCGATGTACATTCTCGTATCGGGAAGATTGTCTTGGACGGTCCGTTCCAAAGCCAAAGAGATTCTCGCGGAAGGAGAATTGGGCAAAGGTGATATCATCGGAGAGATGTCGTTGCTCAGCGGAGACAAAAGATCCGCGACGGTGGTCGCTTCCAGAACGAGTCAGGTTGTTCGTATATCCAGGGAGGATTTTAAAAAAAGTTTCGCAAATTCTCCCGAGGCTCTTTTTCAAATCACCGGAACGATCGCACATCGACTCGGAACCGAAAGAAACCAAGGTTATAGAAGATCGAATTCGGTCCGCAACGTTTCCATTCTTCCCTTAAACTCGTCTTCGACTCCGGAAGAATTCTATCGTTCTCTGCAGAACGGTCTTAAAAATTTCGGTAAAACAATATTAGTGGATTCTAATTCGTTTAAAAAAGGAACGGGTTCGAAACGTTTTCACAACGGAACCGGCAGGTCGGACGCGTATCGGATCGGAGATCTGGTCAGCTGGTTTTACGATCTTGAAAAGGATTACGATAAACTAATATTCAAAACCGATATCGAAAACCCGGGTTGGAGAGAGACTTGTTTTCGACAATCGGATCGGATTCTCGTTTTGATCGATCCCAACCGACCGATCGGAATGGAATATTCGGAAGTCGGTTCGATGTTGCCCGATGAGATTCAAAAAGAACTCGTTTTCCTAATCGATTCGCAATTTTCGAATTGGAAAAAGATAGAATCGATCTTAAAGGAATTTCCTTCGATCACCCATTCGATTTTACGCAGGGACGTGGACGCCGATTTCGGAAGAATGTCGAGAAGACTTACCGGCAAAAGTATCGGTGTCGCATTATCGGGAGGAGGCGCGAAAGGTTTCGCACATCTCGGTTTGCTAAAGTGTTTTGAAGAGAACGATATTCCGGTGGATATGATCTCCGGAACGAGCGCGGGTGCGATCATGGGCGGTCTTTTTGCGATGGGTTTGAGTTCTTCGGATATTCTTCCCTTGATCCGAAACTTTTGGTTGGATCGAAACATTCTCGGAGATTTTACGTTTCCGTTCGTTTCTCTCGTACGAGGGAAACGTTATTCGAATGCGATTCACGAATTTTTTAAGGATCGAAATATAGAAACTCTTCCCATACCTTTTTACGCGGTGGCGTGTAACCTAACGAAGGCGGAGAGAAAAGTTTTTGACAGAGGTTTGTTATGGAAAGCCGTTCGATCGAGCACTTCCATTCCCGGAATTTTTCCACCGTTTTCGGAAAGCGGAGAATTGTATGTGGACGGAGGTCTTCTCGACAATCTGCCCGGTTCCATTCTAAAGGAAAGAGGAGCGGGAATCGTGATCTCGGTGGATTTGGGAGGAGGGGGCCAGGTCGATAAGGATTTAATGTATCACAATCTACTCAGTCCTCAGTATCTCGGAGAAGCTCCTTCTTTTCTCAATTTATTATTTCATCATCTAAAACGACAAAGTCTTAAAACCAAGTATACGGGTTTCGCCGAAATTATGATGCGATCGTTGATGTTATCGAGCAAGAACAGTCAGAATCGAACCAGAGACAATTCCGATTTATACATAGAACTTCCGGTGGGAGGATATTCCACGTTCGATTGGGATCAGTTTCAAAAACTATACGAAATCGGTTATGAAGCCGGAAGAAAGAAAGTTCACGTCTGGAAAAACGAAATTAAGAAAAAACTAAATTCATAATTTCCCGTTTTTTTATTGAAATCCTATTCGCGAAGAAGTTAGAATTGTCCTTCTTTAGCGGACGCCATGCAAAGATCTGGAATCAAATCCATGGAAGAATTCTCTTCGGAAATTTCTTCCTTTCATGATAAAATCTGCATACTCGAAGAACGTCCTTCCGGGAAACTTCTTTTTTCGGAAGAATGTATTCGTTTTTGGGGATTTCGCGGTTTCGATCGAGAGCCGGATACGTTTTCCTCGTTTTTATTTCGTCTTCACGGAAAGATCCGCAACTACGCCGATTTCACCGAAAAAATTCTATTCAAACACATTCAAGATTCTGAATATTTTGACACTTTGTTCGGGGAAAATCATATCCTTCGTTTTTTTTGGGAAACGGTTTCGGGAGAATCCGAACCTCGATACAGACTTTATACCTTCGAAATTTTGACGAGGGAAGGGGATTCCGACGACGTATCTCCGAACGAACCGAAGGTGGAATCCATATTTTACAAACTTCCTCAACCTGCGTTCTTATTCGATCCTTCCACATTGAACTTTCTTGCGGTAAACGACGCCGCGATTTATCTCTACGGATTTTCGAGAAAGGAATTTTCGGAGATGAATCTTTTGGAGATCCGTCCCGAAGAGGACCGTTCCGAGATGGAAGCTCTGATCAAAAATTACGCCAAGGAACCCGGAATCAGGTCCAGGGGAATTTGGAGACATTGGAGAAAGGATAAAAAGATCCTGTATATGAAGATCACCGCGAATCAGATTCCGTACGGAGATTCTTACGCGGTTCTTGCTATGTTGACTAACGTTTCTGATACGATCGAAACGACTTACGCACTCAAACAAAACCGCGCCGAAAAACAATCCCTCATCGAAAGTATGTCCGATCGGTATTTCGCGCTTTCGAGGGATTGGAGATTCATATCGGCAAACGAACAGTCCTTGGCTACATTAGGAAAATCTAAAGAAGAACTGATCGGCAGAATCATTTGGGATCTTTACCCGGAACCGTCCGCCCGATTTTTTAGGGAAAAATACGAACTGGCGGTACAAACTCGGAATCCTCTTACATTCGAATACAAAATGGCCGACACGGGAAACGTGGTCGAGTTCCGGGTTTTTCCGTTCGAGGAAGGAATCTCCGTTTTTTTTCAAGACATCACCGAAAAAAGAAGAAGGGACACTGAGCAGAACATTCTCCGTGAAATCGCATTCAAAATTCCTAAAGCATCCAGCGTAAAAGAATCCTTTGAAATTCTTTTGGAAACGATCTGCAAAAGGACTTCCTGGAGTTTCGCGCAGGTTTGGCGTTTTCAAAACGGAAAACTTATACTCGAGGAAAGTTCTTCCTGGTATTCGATCGAAGCGATTTTTCTCCGTTTTAGAATGGATTCCTTTGATACTTCGTTTTCGCCCGGAGAAGGAATGATCGGAAAGGTTTTTTCCACGGGTAAAATACGATTCGTTCAGGACATTCAAAAGGAAAAAAATTTCAAACGAACCGTCTCCGCCGTTCAAACGGGGATCAAATCCTGGATCGCGATTCCTTTGAGAACCGGACATGAAAGTTACGTTCTTGAGTTCTGCACACATATGGAACTCGATTCAGTAAATTCTTATATTCAAATGTTTGAATTAATTACGGATCAGATCGAGGTTCTTTTTAAAAACAAGGAGGCGGAAGAGGAAAAGGATCAGTTTTTTAAACTGTCCGGGGACTTGTTTCAGCTTTCCACATTCGACGGACAGGTGATCGAACGCAATCAGGCATGGGGGGATGTGTTGGGTTATTCTCCCGAAGAAATGAGTCGTTTGAATCTGGAAGAAATCGTTCATCCCGACGATAAGAACACGATGATAGAGGTTCGTTCCGAATTTAGAAAGAATAAAAAGAATCTTTCCATTTCTCTGAGATATATCGCGAAGAACGGACAGATCAAAACGATTCTTTGGAAGACGATCGTTTCCGCCGAACACGGGTTAATCTATACCACCGGCAAGGACATCACCGAAATCCAAAAGGCTCAGATCAAACTCGAGAACTTGACCAAGGAACTGCAAAGATCGAACGCCGACTTGGAAGACTTTGCGTTTATCGCCTCGCACGATCTTCAGGAACCTTTGAGAAAGATCATGGCTTTCGGAGATCGTCTTTTGAAAAAAACATCCAATCTCGATTCCGAGTCCGTTGATTATCTGCAAAGAATGTCATCTTCCGCGCATAGATTGTCGAATCTGATCGAAGGTCTTTTATCGTATTCGAGAATCAAGAGTAAAGCGAAGCCGTTTCAATTGACGGACTTGAGCAACATCCTTAAGGATTCGATAGGCGATCTTGAAATTTACATCAAGGAAAGAAACGCAAAGGTGATCCATTCTCCGGTCGGATTTACCTGGTGTGATCCTTCTCAGATAGGAATGGTTTTTCAGAATCTGATCAAAAACGGAATCAAGTTCAATCAAAGCGAAACGCCGGAAATCATCATTCAATGTGTTCCACATCCGACGGAACCGAACTGGATTCAAATTACGTTTTTGGATAACGGAATCGGCTTTGACAAAAAGCACGGCGATAAGATATTTACGCTCTTTCAAAGACTACATAGCAGAGAAGACTATGAAGGAAACGGAATCGGTTTGGCCGTTTGTAAGAAGATCATAGAACTTCACGAAGGGAGAATTTACGCGGAGAGCGTTTTACAAAAAGGTTCCACGTTTTATGTGGATCTTCCCGGCACGCTTCCGTCCGTTTAAAAAATATGAAACCCGAAATCAAAAATCAAAATTCGATTCATATACTCGTCGCCGAGGACGATCCGGACGATCGTTTGTTGATGCGCGACGGATTTAGGGAGAATAATCTGATCAATCCTCTTCATTTCGTAAAGGACGGGGAGGAGCTTTTCGAATTTCTTCAAAACAAAGGAGAATATTC
Coding sequences within it:
- a CDS encoding PAS domain S-box protein; amino-acid sequence: MQRSGIKSMEEFSSEISSFHDKICILEERPSGKLLFSEECIRFWGFRGFDREPDTFSSFLFRLHGKIRNYADFTEKILFKHIQDSEYFDTLFGENHILRFFWETVSGESEPRYRLYTFEILTREGDSDDVSPNEPKVESIFYKLPQPAFLFDPSTLNFLAVNDAAIYLYGFSRKEFSEMNLLEIRPEEDRSEMEALIKNYAKEPGIRSRGIWRHWRKDKKILYMKITANQIPYGDSYAVLAMLTNVSDTIETTYALKQNRAEKQSLIESMSDRYFALSRDWRFISANEQSLATLGKSKEELIGRIIWDLYPEPSARFFREKYELAVQTRNPLTFEYKMADTGNVVEFRVFPFEEGISVFFQDITEKRRRDTEQNILREIAFKIPKASSVKESFEILLETICKRTSWSFAQVWRFQNGKLILEESSSWYSIEAIFLRFRMDSFDTSFSPGEGMIGKVFSTGKIRFVQDIQKEKNFKRTVSAVQTGIKSWIAIPLRTGHESYVLEFCTHMELDSVNSYIQMFELITDQIEVLFKNKEAEEEKDQFFKLSGDLFQLSTFDGQVIERNQAWGDVLGYSPEEMSRLNLEEIVHPDDKNTMIEVRSEFRKNKKNLSISLRYIAKNGQIKTILWKTIVSAEHGLIYTTGKDITEIQKAQIKLENLTKELQRSNADLEDFAFIASHDLQEPLRKIMAFGDRLLKKTSNLDSESVDYLQRMSSSAHRLSNLIEGLLSYSRIKSKAKPFQLTDLSNILKDSIGDLEIYIKERNAKVIHSPVGFTWCDPSQIGMVFQNLIKNGIKFNQSETPEIIIQCVPHPTEPNWIQITFLDNGIGFDKKHGDKIFTLFQRLHSREDYEGNGIGLAVCKKIIELHEGRIYAESVLQKGSTFYVDLPGTLPSV
- a CDS encoding patatin-like phospholipase family protein; protein product: MHLRDSKQKIRRTLKEFKTKTSSEFPAWKNAEEEEFVRSRLKIHSWNSNLQNDSQIPIGSLCLVISGKLEETLLNTEEKNLILRDLLPGDYYVYRPDKITQSGISEILYIDPKDLSRITNKLSTWKKWIDDLNRENHLFHVSKLRPSKKELMSFLSSVELLFHLDKATLSNLESRMEWLVIPGGEILLRQGDAGDSMYILVSGRLSWTVRSKAKEILAEGELGKGDIIGEMSLLSGDKRSATVVASRTSQVVRISREDFKKSFANSPEALFQITGTIAHRLGTERNQGYRRSNSVRNVSILPLNSSSTPEEFYRSLQNGLKNFGKTILVDSNSFKKGTGSKRFHNGTGRSDAYRIGDLVSWFYDLEKDYDKLIFKTDIENPGWRETCFRQSDRILVLIDPNRPIGMEYSEVGSMLPDEIQKELVFLIDSQFSNWKKIESILKEFPSITHSILRRDVDADFGRMSRRLTGKSIGVALSGGGAKGFAHLGLLKCFEENDIPVDMISGTSAGAIMGGLFAMGLSSSDILPLIRNFWLDRNILGDFTFPFVSLVRGKRYSNAIHEFFKDRNIETLPIPFYAVACNLTKAERKVFDRGLLWKAVRSSTSIPGIFPPFSESGELYVDGGLLDNLPGSILKERGAGIVISVDLGGGGQVDKDLMYHNLLSPQYLGEAPSFLNLLFHHLKRQSLKTKYTGFAEIMMRSLMLSSKNSQNRTRDNSDLYIELPVGGYSTFDWDQFQKLYEIGYEAGRKKVHVWKNEIKKKLNS
- a CDS encoding helix-turn-helix transcriptional regulator — its product is MDIAYKGILYLWKSRVMFATNSMQTEFHSHYAATLAVSLEKNIRIETEKGMEEYRIALVGPNTYHRTVSPGVEMIALMIDPETYEYGAISDLVRSGEVKRLDPKNFLPLMGQLRELYYGNLMDSDAWDLQQEMLRSVYPFQKPEKIVDERIKKIAQKIRTELPDSIRMKEIGKDFSISEDRLIRLFKENLGIPLRRYLLWVRIIEAVKRLMEGNNLTEAAHAAGFSDSAHFTRTFKENFGFVPSVFFGHLRSIEIRFCDTEDRIF
- a CDS encoding M24 family metallopeptidase — its product is MPIETQRGILSRFSSKISKYSSRSVHLPTEEEKAGFLKAQRLAYQCVTEVEKEMREGWTELQTAKRMETFLRDHGVKAFLHRPFAWFGEHARFDGYKRYTQFHPGKKKLTAHEPFILDVSPVVDGYIGDIGYSSCLTRSEELDFGMKYLLELRKEIPKYFSSSMSAREIWWKIDWDAKERGFDNVHSLYPFAVLGHRVYKVHLPQFSFPLLPISFASWFSLQGSYEFLTHKVLPELLTPDHEGDKTGLWAIEPHLGRGKAGFKFEEILVVEKDKAYWLDEEVPHVQKALQLAGQK
- a CDS encoding SMP-30/gluconolactonase/LRE family protein, with the protein product MKEKLYILIFLCVFFGIGCNSEKIKIGDSYRLGEIPPEILKVEAAVDPFLNGMKTEMTDLPGHDDLIFDSDRKVAYASGMDGWIWKLDFQIGKAEVWLKPPVNPAGMQFANSNKDKIVVCASRLGGEQYEDTQKVGLYELDIRSKSITPLVLDLPKTEIGIFEKVYVSSERPVVSIKDLNASNSRPFSLCNDLAISKDGNRIYISEPFEREGAAMGSGAVPEAIGLYPHGKLWMYDRKSNSISLILNGFTFVDGILIEENSSGGEESVVFTETSKFRIVRAFLSGDKAGTSEILFENLPGLADGLERDDLGRIWVGIIKRRSSLINVVHANVWLKPFLLSLPQWILPISKKTGILVLDSKAKKPLYYSLHDGSKIVDISVSVPFEGRVYFPSFHKTSRGLFSLSIADLKLDE
- a CDS encoding VOC family protein; its protein translation is MKKTFSIIGVLFVSLFMWWFFSASKSDYRTLKNSDFFFETVIFNSPNPERLSGFYQNVFNAKKTNSDPVWNPQGSNDSTITLRTPDYRDQGPLLTILKNLKPNQKIHVANDLGYAHICFETDDVPGLIQKITEHGGKIVSNFEDLKKVPAVYATDPDGNVFEVHLPFPSPITPRTIYRTLNSLIRTNFKLSPPATDRIRFLHVNINSKDWSKTVSYYKNAFGTATTGFERDYKGEFIERLTGVMGAEVKGRHLELPGYSEGGPTFEVFTYNRFSSENTSGLSDQGRIATGFRVLNLKKAIETLVRDGGILLSEVENRSATIQDGDGNLILLAQ